One Halichoerus grypus chromosome 1, mHalGry1.hap1.1, whole genome shotgun sequence genomic region harbors:
- the PGPEP1 gene encoding pyroglutamyl-peptidase 1 isoform X3 has protein sequence MATTVTLEKCGHNKGYKGLDNCRFCPGSQCCVEDGPESIDSIIDMDAVCKRVTTLGLDVSVTISQDAGRYLCDFTYYTSLYQSHGRSAFVHVPPLGKPYNADQLGRALRAIIEEMLDVLEQSEGKINCRHKH, from the exons ATGGCGACCACGGTCACGCTGGAGAAGTGCGGGCATAACAAGGGCTACAAGGGGCTGGACAACTGTCGCTTCTGCCCCGGCTCCCAGTGCTGCGTGGAGGACGGCCCAGAAAGCATTGACTCCATCATCGACATGGACGCTGTCTGTAAGAGGGTCACTACGCTGGGCTTGGACGTGTCGGTGACCATCTCACAAGATGCCGGCAG GTACCTCTGTGACTTCACCTACTACACCTCGTTGTACCAGAGTCATGGCCGCTCAGCCTTTGTTCACGTGCCTCCACTGGGCAAGCCCTACAACGCAGACCAGCTGGGCAGGGCGCTGCGGGCCATCATCGAGGAGATGCTGGATGTCCTGGAGCAGTCAGAGGGCAAAATCAACTGTCGCCACAAACACTGA